Genomic window (Phaeodactylum tricornutum CCAP 1055/1 chromosome 3, complete sequence):
ACAGAGTGTGGCATTTTCTCCGATCCGTCTTCGGGCACCCCGTGAGTGGGAGGTTTCGCGGCTGTCTCCGTAGCTTCTTCCACGTCCGACTCTGGCACGTTGTGGTGGGGAACGAACGAGGCGAAGTTGACGCCCTTGGTGTTCGAGTTGCTGACCATGGTAGAGAGACCCTCTTCCTGCAATGGATGCGGAAACCGGAGAGGAAAGCTTGTTATGCGTCGGAAAGACGGCGATTTGTTTTGATATTGCCTGTTCGGAAGCAAGCACAGCCGGGAGCAGGAATGAAAGCTTAGGAGAGGGAATACAAGGTTGAGAAGATACATCTCGGAATTTAAAATATTAGCGAAGATTCTTCCGTTGCGAGCAACTCTGTTGAAAAGTGTCTACCTACGCGGTACTCACAACGGATCTATTGTTAACAGATTGGTGCCGCGGTTGCTTTTAATGTGACCGGGGAGTAAACCAGCTAATTTTTATAGTCAATGTAACTGTAGATCGTCTACTACTAGCATCCAGCAACATTCCAATCAATGGACGGAACGACGTCCGAACTGAAGTGACATGTGAAACCACTTCAGGAATTTTTCAAACGTATGACGACAGTGAACATGGATACTATTTTGACGCAGGAACGCACGCttggttttgtttttggactCTTGCGTGTCAGAACAAACTATCAaacccgacgacgacaagctACCATACCTCTCCAAACAAAGAAGAGATTGTTGCTACAGGGCTCGCCGCGAGGAAGCAGAGATTACACTTTTCCATCGGAGCACTCTCGCAATCACTgagcaacaagaatgtgGTATTGGATGCCAGTATGGACCGGTATGCTGCTGTGGGTACTCGCGTTAGCGACCGCGTTTACTCCTCCTCGAGTGTGCTCGCTCCTCCGATCCGTCGACTCTGCCACAACGACTCAATTATCCGCCGACACTACGCAGCTCGAGCAAGTTCTGAATACTGAGTACCCATCCTTTACCAAACTACTCTTGCAGAAAAACGCGGCAATTTGGAAAGCGCTGGCCGACGGCGAGTCCTACACCATTTTTGCCCCCACCGAGGACGCCATGGCCGCACACGGCGACAAGCGCCGTCTCCAGCTAGCGGATGACCGGAACCGCGAAACTGCGGAGCAGATGGCGTCGTTCCACGTGGTCAACGAACTCGTGACGGCCGATGAATTATTCGCGTCGGCGGGTGTGGTGACGCTCGGTGGAGTTATCGATGTCGGACGCAGTGTTCAAGGTGGATTCTTCGGCATTGGCGGAAAGGAGGACGGTGGGGTAACAGTGCAGGGCGCTAGAGTACTGCGTACCATTCCGATAGGAAACGATGGCATTCTGCACGAAATGGACAGCATGGTCAGTCCGGAGTTGTTGTGGAGGTACTGCGATCAATTGCGTATTCCCGGGTCCAAGTAGAAAAGATGCTACTAACGAAGCACTCTGACCTTACACGTTGTATTGAAGCTGCCGTACGAGGTAAATTTGCAGCATGTGGCAAATTAGGCAAATGAcgcactaacagtaagctaAATCTCTTCTTTGCATAGCCTGGAAGCTGTGCGCTATCAATTTAAGGTCAAGCAAGTTTATTTTTACTCGAGTTGAGGTCACTTtgtccttttcaaaaatgcGATTTTGATTGAATGTGAGAAGTATGCTGCACCAGAGATTATTCGAGACTCGTTTACATTAGCCCTATATGGCAGCGATTGTCCGTATCGAGCCGAAAATACAGATTCCGAATGTTTGCTAGTGTATCATAGATGCGGTATAAAGGTGTTCCAAAACAAGAGCCAATACTGCCTATCTAGGAGTCAGAATTGAATCAAGCCCATCCTACTCGCAGTTTGGGCTATTCGGATCTTTGGCCACATACGTCTTCGAAGACCCTTACCCCCAAAGCCTGTGGTTTCGGGTAGCCGTACTGTGTGTGGCATTCACATAAAACGGGCCTCGAGCCACTCCCACAAACGTACAACAGCTCGCAAAGCGAACGAGTCTTATCGTGGCAATCAAAAGCACCGACCCGTTCATCACGACACCGAAAATGCTGAAAGTTTTGGGCTAGGTCGTCTACTCGAGGAATCCAGTCTCGATCTGGAACAATATTGAATGTGAAAGAGTCAAGTGCTTCCACTGAAATTTGGGGCTTCAATGCTTTGCGCGTCAGTATAGCATTTGGCCCGGACAATGCCACAGCTGGAACACCAGCCATGGCACCAGTAATAATTGCTAGACCACCACCGAGCGAATGACCTGTGACGGCCACCCCTTCATACTCGTTTGGCTGGCTCTGGAGGAACCTCACAAACCGAGTTGTGTCCTTGTAAAAAGAAATACGTTCGATGCTTTTATCTGCCGCCGAAGCGATGAGAAAAATTAGCTGATCGATAATCGGAGTCCAGATCTTAGggaaaacaaacaaacaaagagTCGTCAGACGCCAGCGTAGCTTGCTTCACAGAAACATTCTAAGCGAACAAAAACACGTACGCCTCCGAAAGGGAGGGAACTCCGTAACACTTAGAGGAGTGCTGCAGAGCTCCACAACTGCGCGTTTTGAAGCAAGTCCCAAGAATTCTGTGTTCCACGAATGGAGACAACTGCGGAGTTGTTGAAGTTTGAAAACGTGATCAGTTGAAAGAGGACAGCCGACGAGACACCAGTGACATTACGAAAGGTGGTCACAACCTCATTGCGCAACTGTGCGTCACCACCAAACCAAACCTCCAGCGCCTCTGCAGATACAACGTCATTGCTGTACGCCAGCATCGAGAGAAATGCATAGTCCACCTACTCGAGTCGAATCAAGAACTAGTGAAGAAAGCCTTTCTCAAGAGGATATCCAAATGGCACGTACCAAGAACTTCAAAGGAGTTTTGCCAAGATCGCTCGTCAGTTCGCAAGAGGGGTACCGTAACGACTCCTTTTGGATGTAACTAAATTCTGCCGAAGGTAAATACGTGTAACCTGTATCACCACCTGCTAAGACTTGATCTTTCTTTGTATTTGCCGCCATGATCAGCACGAATGCAGCAATAAAACCAAAAGTAGCTAGGATGGTTGCCCATGCTTGTCTACTTCGTCCAAAAGAAACGTTTCCAACAATCTCATTCAATCTCGACCTTTTCGTCCAAGATTCTTCGTCACCTTCGCTTCGTATGCCTCGCAAATGCCCAATTTCTTGCAAAAGAACGGTTGCACTGATATAGTACCTTATACCGGAGACACCGGCAATCAAGATGAATAGGCCCACCGAGTGCCAGTTTGAAACCAAAATTAAAGACAGAAGCGGATAGACGAAGAGTAATGAACCTTCGAGAATGAACAATATCCAGGAAGCCTTGTCTGAGGGCTGGAAAAGGCGATACTTTTCTTGTACAAAGTAAATACCTTCACTTTCGCTGTTTGCCAAAGTTGCTTGCCGTTCCCAGCTGTTGAGCTCTTCAGACGATCTACCATTCGTTGCTACTTCCCCGTCAACCTTTGTTCCTTCTTTaaacaaaagaagatttTTAACAGATTTGAAAAACCTGTATGATGAGCGCAAAGCGGACCAGAATAAAAGAAGCCCAACAATCAGAACTAGGAAGATGGCACCCATTGAGAGGCTCCAATAAACAAAGGTCGATatgacaaggaaaagaatCAAAAACGTGCCAATAATGGAACAAACAAATGAAGATCGCAATTGTGCTCTCGTGATCGAACCGGGTCCTTTGATGACCGCAATATACCTCGAATTTCGGGGACGGCAAAAAACCTTCTCCAGATTCCAAGTGTCTGCAGTAACGTAAGGACGAATTTCTCTAGAGTCTTCCATGGCATAGATGCGTTTAGGCTGGTCCAACCGCTCGAACCACCCCGTATTCAAGCATTTGCTCCATCTTACAGCTTTCGCTGACAAGTTTTCAGTCTCACTGTAAGATCCTGCTATTTGTCGTTTGCGGCACGACGACCGCTCCTTATACTCCGGATCGAATAATATCCCAGTGCTTAGATATGTGATGGTTTTTTGACCACCGTAGGTAGACGCCTGACGAACCATAATGCAGTACCTTACAACTTTCCAGAACGAATCCGTATCACCTCCTTGGCGACAGCGAGACAACTCAAAGCAAGCCGATAGCTCGTACCAGACGACGTGAACAACAAAAACGACATAAAACACCAAAATCCTTGAGAACCAAAACAGGCTGGCATAATCCCACCACTTGTTGCTACCGGTCAATAGTATCGCACCTGCTACAAGTCCCGGAAGTCCGATAAAGCCCAGAAAGAGCATCCATTCTACAGTGATCGGATTTACTCTCTTTGAGACAAACATTCGGATCAGCGGGTGTCCGCGGTAGTTATCGACGATGTATGCACCAGTAATTGCTAGTGCTGAGGAGAGACCGTAAACAAATGGAACAATACTTAGCAGTGCGCCTGCACCGACACCCCACCGTGCTTCCACTTGTGATTCGGTTATTCCAAGCTCTGCAGCTAAGTCCAACACTTAGAAAATGAACAACTCAATGcagaaaacgaagaaaaaaCCGCTCCACACTACAGTCACGAGGGCATACACAGCTCTCAGAACCCTTACTCCTTCTGATGTGTCGTGAATGCGTCGAATTGTCAACAAATGATGTCCATTGATTGATTCTGGATTAACAATCTCCTTAAGAATGTATTGAGACGTTCCGCCCTTAATCACCCTGGCACCTCCACGAGAATGACGAAAACGAACTGTGTTCGACGGTGCAGGCAACGAGAAATGATCCCGAAAGTGGCTAACAGCGAGAAAGTCGTTCTGAACATCATCGTGAGGGTCCTCATGGGATATCTCTCCCTGAGGTTCGGCTCCTACTTGACCGGCCGGTTCTCCGAATTCTTCAGGGATTTCTCTGCTGCCAAAAGTGTCCGCATTGAGCTGGTCGTCATCTGCGACAATATGCATCACAGTCTTGAATACCAACACTGACGGCCAGTATTCTCTCAATGGATCGATGACACATACGGTCAGCAATGCTTCCGATTTTTCACTCCCTCTTCGCTGATTCAATGTCAGAGTCTATAAAACCAGGCCTTTTCTACTTCGGCGTGCCCCTTCTACGAGTTTCACCAGATCGTGTAGCTTTGTCAGATAGGAAACCTCTCTCCTTCCAAATCAAGCATATACGGTAGGGTAAATACCGTACAGAAGACAGCGGGCAACAACGGCACGTTTGTTAAACTTCCTAGTAGAATAGTTCTAACTTTCGTAACACTGAGATTTCGCGCTGAAGATTTTCAAGGAATCGTAGCAATAGACGGGGCAGTAAAGCGTCTTCTGCCGAAGCTACAGTAGAGGGGTTGAACTGTTATTCCGAAGCGATGCCCCTTTTAGTCCGTAGATTGGCTAAATTGAAATTTCGCGCTATAGTCTGGCAGCTGCTTGGCAAAATCGACATCCCGCATAGAGTCTTGCAAACTTCAATGAGGACAGTAAAATCCGGTTCACGCAGCTTGACCGTCCAGAATGTTCGGGAAAAAATCTGAGTCGCAACTTGCTTAATGACCGCATCCCGGGTCAGAGCCGTGCAATTTCGTCGCTTGAAATTCACCGAAAAAGTCAGTGGCGCTTCGTGTGATTTCTTCGACGACAATGTCGGTAAGAGACGATCCAAAAGTCCGTCTAACACGAGTCCAATCTCATCGAGCGACGCAAAACAAGTTGCCTGCACGGGAATCATGCGGGTGACGAAGCGTGAACCCGGAATGGCCGCGTTCGACAGCTCGGCCGAGGACAAATCGTGAACCACATTGCGGACAGTCTGCACAGGATCCCAAGGAGGCTGCTCTTGCAGTGCCGTACATGTGGTACTCATACCGTTGCTTTCGTCCAAGCGACGTTTCTTTGATCTGTCTATCGAATGTTCAGAAGTGACACTGGCCTCTGACGGCTCCTGGGTTTTTGGTTTCCTTATGGGTGATATCATGCTGCAATTAGGAAGCGTGCACATCACGAATACAGTCCCCTTGCATCCCGTATCAAAGATTCCAAAAGGTTCGTCGTTTGGAtcctttttcgttttgaggGCAATAAGTTCTTCTTCGAGACTCAATTGCTTCGGTTCATTGCTCGGTGTGCTGGGGGCATTGGTTTGGGTATTCCAGTAAAACCGCAAAATTTCAAGACCTTCCCGTCGGCACTTACCTTCTCGCCCTGATTCGCACGTCAGTAAAATCCCTGGTCCGCCTCGTTGAGGATTGTTGGTGTAGTGTTGGCGTCGCTTGTTGGTTTCGCGTGGCCGTTTGTTGTGATTCGAAGAGACGACGGCCGCCGTACTGCTGGGACTACTCATGACACTTCAGTCGTCGAAAAACTGCGTTCAAAGCTGAGTGACTGTATTGAACCGAAGAATCTTATGATGTCTGGGGCACTGGTAATAAGCAAAGATTTTCAATTCGGTTGCTGTGGGGTCTCGCCATGGCCAGGATGAAAGGCCCCGTCGCCCAGAATCACTGGCTGTGACCCCGACTAGTATCTGAGTCAAAATCATTGGAGGGAAATATCTGCACGACATTGCTCCATCAACCAGAAAAAGAGATACGATATTTCTGTTGGGGTCCACCGTAATTTGGTACCTCCGAGCCGACACAACTGACTGTAACTAGCTAGATGGAAAGTTCACACCAAGTAATGTTACTGTGCATTCACAGGAATATCCAGATATCTGCACGTTGACAAACGTATCATGCGCATATATGTCGTCCTCGATCACCGACTACAACGAAGTCGTAACAAGCGGAAAGTCATAATAGTGGATGCTCTTCAGCATGCAACCTAGAGAGAGAACAAAAGCCGCAAAGAAAAGGCTAAAATATTGCCTTCGCCGCGGTTTCTGCGTGGGGCGGGTCCGATGTATACTGATTGTTTAAGTTTTGGCTATGGCGtgtctttgcttccaacgaaTCTATGCGTTGCATCTCCGTTTTGTATTGGAAGCTCCGCTGGATCATCTCCATCGCACACTACAGCGGCCGTTTTTCAGGTGTCCCACCATTCCTTTACAAGTACAGAATGACAAACGTGCCCTTTCCGCGGCTCACTTCATCATGATCAGCGCGAGTGAGCAAATTTTTTTCTTCCTATTCTGCAAGCATGGACCAAACACATTAATGTCGAGCGTGTGCCGAGACTCGATATCGGTCAATCGTACGAGAATACGCGTTATTCACACTCCACGTTCAAGCAGGCTATTCTAGGTCTACCGACAAGTATTTCGACGTAGTCTCGAAAACCACGACACAAACATTACCCAATCGTCTTCCTTGAAGACGTTGTCAAATTGCTGGGTCCTGCCACAAATGGTATGGGCTGGTCAAAGCAGACTTGATTATTTTTCTCCTTTCCCAACACACCCCGAAAGCTGCTCGTACCATCACGGCACAAAAGTCCAAGTCTTTTCTCGAACGATAATTTTTCACATTTTGGAAGCGgagcttttgctttcttcctAATGATATTTTCAGTGCAAGCCTAGGGCCGTAGTGCGTTTCGCAAAAATGCCTGGTGGTACATGTCGTCTCGTTGGTATGGGATGAATCGTACACAATTAGAACGACCCTAGATGTTTTATGTACGTAGCGTTAATGAATACCATATCATAGAATCAAACGCTTGGTTGCTGGTAGTTCAGTTTTGTGGACGCTCCCAGACAAACCAACGCTGCAGGCAATTCTACTCGGGGCGTTCAGTATTTCCATTGCTGTGCATGCCCGGAAATTTATTGCAAATCGCCGCTCCCACCTTTCGTCGTAAGCTGATACCAAATACCGAGGCGATGCTTACACAGTTTGGTTCTGAATACGCTGCATCTCGTTTCACTTCTTTTGTTCGGGTCGAAAGCTATCGAATATTCTGAAAGAAACTCTTCGAAGGATCTTGTATAGGAACACGCTTGCAATTAGCATCTAGTTTCTCTCACTGAGTCTACAATAAATAAACCTTGCGTCATTGCGGCTGCGCCGAGTCAgcaaaagaaggagaaaGTCGAGGAAAGGCAATGAGCATCTTCGTCCAACGTCTTCTCTCTCTTTTTCGATAGTTTGCGGGTGCTCATCGCAAACGTGTATGTATAGTTTCTTTTTACATGCAAAATTGACCCCTCAAAGAAATTAAACATATAAAAATGAAGACATCCTTTTTCACGATCCTTACAGCTGTGACGACTGTAGCAGCATTCGCTCCTTTAAGTCCAAAGCATCAACGCTTAGCAAGGATTTTCTCTCAAGTCGATGAGGAGACTAAATTGGAAaagttttccaaagaagcgCTAGAAGAAGGAGACGAACGCACGGGCCCAATAGAGAACGCATTGGAAAGGGAGGTCGTGACGAGTGATGCAGTCAATTCTCCACCCGGGATGTCAACCGCTATCCCATTCCTCAAGCGCCCAGAATTTTTGGACGGTTCGATGCCAGGCGACGTTGGCTTTGACCCCTTTGGCTTTGTAGATTCTGAGGCCAGCCTTGTGAGCTTTCGAGAAGCAGAAATTAAGCACGCCCGGCTTGCCATGCTTGTACGTATAGACACTACAAACCAGAGACCGAGTTGTCTGTATGCAATGTCCGACGTGCCTCACTCGCTATATCCGCTTTTTAGGCTGCTGCTGGTTGGCCGTTGTCTGAGCTCTTTGATCGCCAATTTGCATCCTGGTTGGATTTGGATCCGGCCTTGGATGCAACCGATCGCGTACCAAGTATTTTGAACGGTGGACTAGGTAAGATTTCTCCTGTCTACTGGGGCGCCTGTCTaggtgctgctgctgcgatCGATTTGTACGGACTCCGAAAAAAGCGTAGCGATCCGGATTATTTTCCGGGAAAACTTGGTTTTGACCCGTTGGGATTGTATCCGTCTACCACTACTGGAAAACGGCGCATGGAGCTAGCGGAAATCAAAAACGGACGGCTCGCTATGATCGCCATCACTGGCTTTGCTTTTCAAGAATTCGTGCAACAGTACGCCGTCGTGGACCAAACTCCTCTTTTGTTTAAACCCGTTTCGGATGTTGTTGAAACGTACGGAAGTATTGGCGGTTATGGAATGTAAGGGTAGTGAGTAGCGCCAAGTAGAGTTGGGAGAGGGACACGGCAGGTGTCGTGTCTACACTGAAGGTCCACACAAGCTGATGCTTACTTCGTGAGCAAAGCCCAATTTAGATAGCGCTATGAATGCCAGATAAATCCAACATTTCATACATATTatgtcttctttttttgtctAGATCTTGAGGTACGTTTCCGCAATAGTGAAGTATGTGAATGAGAGACGTGCACTAGGAAATTTCCCTCAGCTAGGAGCTGATCCTTACAATAAAGCCACAAACGAAAAGGGCTTTGCCTTGAAAAGCTTTGACGTTTACGTAAGCTTTGGAAGTGCTTTCAAGCACCTTTTGCGAGATGTGGGAGCGTAGCGGTCATTGACAGTAGAGACTACCTACATTTCGTTTGACCTCTCGATTTTCGCTGCCGAGTGATCAACACGCGACACAAAGAAGAATGAAGCCAGCGTCGTACGTCAAAACGAAGCATTCACGGTCAACGCTtgtcaagatataagtgaatatgcttgatataccttaaatgtgacgaggtcaaacgacgtgatttggggatagcgctccgtggttcaattccatggcacgttaattttgacaaacgctgactgactgtgagacttCAAATTGACTGCGAGCAGGGCGGGTCTTTCCGGTTCTTGCGAGTATGCAGACCTACACCTAACCCTAAAGTTACCTCGTAGCGATACAGCGTTACGTTATAGACAGTCCTCCCTGTCAGCGCCTTCactggggcgtgcctcattAAGTCGCAATCccgggaaaacaaaaatacgACATTTTGCATTTCGAGCTTTAAATGCCAGTAGTGCGCCAGGCGGGCTTTCCCAACGGACTCTAAAAATGACTGATACATCTAAGTTGAGCGTTGggttttgaaaacgactctaaaAATTTGGCCGGACTTTGGAAACggactctaatttagagtcggatttcgaaaccGACTctatttagagtcggattcaGAAAccgactctaaatccgactctaatttaggGTCGGTTTTTCAAATAGAGTCGGATTTAGGGTCcgatttagagtcggatttagggtcggatttagagtcggatttcgcAAGCGACTCAAGTTTTTAGAGTcgcattttcatttttgcttcgatttCCAGAGCCATATCTACTAGTAGATCTACTCACAGTCTATAGTAAAGTTGTCTTGTTTCTGCCCAATGAACAGTCATTTGGTTGCGGTGGTAGCGGAACGAGACAGAAGCCAAACATCAATCGGATTCCTAATTTCAACGCGATACCTTCGGGAGCAGATAATAGTTAAGAGTAGCAGCTTATTACTTTTGTCGAAGGATATCcaggatgaagaagagaCACAGGAGAAGTGAAAGGTAGTAAGAGGGCTACTtgaagaagcgctgttagCAGAAAAAATCCCAATTGCATCAATGGAATTGTGACCAAAGGTAGTCGTCGACCACCCAGCATTCAATGGTATCCCCCATGGTGACAAATTCACTTGAATACTAAGACTGCTTCGCAAGAAGCACATGAAGGGTGATCTtcagaagaaagaaaagcctAAGGTGATTGAGTGGAGCAAGTCAGCAGGAAAACAAGTCTCGAAGCAATATTTTCGAGAGGAAACGATTTCATCCAACTACCAAGATGCAAAACTAGTATGGAGGGACCATTGCAAGGACAACTGTGCTTTCAAAATGATGCAGTGTGatactgcctttgtttggCGTCTTAAAACTGAGCAAGATGACTACTGGAAAAAAGTCGAGAGGTGCCAAAAAAACCTTTTAGTATATCGAGAGCACCACGACAGCTATACTCAGTGTAAAATTGAGCTCGAAAGCAAATTTAGAGGCATTGAGGAGACCAAAAGTGAAACAATGGGTGACAAGGGGGCACATTTGAAGCGCAGCTTTGATGATACTGACTCTTTAGACTCTGATGATATGCACGATCTTGTGGCTGCTGTCAATTCTAGCATTTACTAgctgtcaacgaaaaaggcaaccAATTGTAAAAAGTAGTACAAAGCAGCCAATTGTGAAGCACTAAATTAATAGGAAACTTTCAACAGAACATCTCCTTGCACTATAAAGAAGCTACAGGAGTAGTAATTCTGCCAACCACCCTTTAGAACGAGAAGTCGAGAAAATGTCCACCATCCCTGAAAAAACAGTAGTGAGTCTACCAAATGTGTTGGCAACGGTGTTTCTTGGGGGTAGAAGAAACCGTCGGGTTACCGGGAAGATCATGCACTTGACCCAGAGGTCAATAGACGCGACAAGTAGAACTCGTTTTATGATCGAAATGAGCTCGAAAattgcaaaatatggcatCGATCCGGATACTCGCGATGCGAGGAAAAATTGAGTCGCTTtaaaatccgactctaa
Coding sequences:
- a CDS encoding predicted protein, which produces MSSPSSTAAVVSSNHNKRPRETNKRRQHYTNNPQRGGPGILLTCESGREGKCRREGLEILRFYWNTQTNAPSTPSNEPKQLSLEEELIALKTKKDPNDEPFGIFDTGCKGTVFVMCTLPNCSMISPIRKPKTQEPSEASVTSEHSIDRSKKRRLDESNGMSTTCTALQEQPPWDPVQTVRNVVHDLSSAELSNAAIPGSRFVTRMIPVQATCFASLDEIGLVLDGLLDRLLPTLSSKKSHEAPLTFSVNFKRRNCTALTRDAVIKQVATQIFSRTFWTVKLREPDFTVLIEVCKTLCGMSILPSSCQTIARNFNLANLRTKRGIASE
- the Lhcr9 gene encoding fucoxanthin chlorophyll a/c protein, lhcr type, yielding MKTSFFTILTAVTTVAAFAPLSPKHQRLARIFSQVDEETKLEKFSKEALEEGDERTGPIENALEREVVTSDAVNSPPGMSTAIPFLKRPEFLDGSMPGDVGFDPFGFVDSEASLVSFREAEIKHARLAMLAAAGWPLSELFDRQFASWLDLDPALDATDRVPSILNGGLGKISPVYWGACLGAAAAIDLYGLRKKRSDPDYFPGKLGFDPLGLYPSTTTGKRRMELAEIKNGRLAMIAITGFAFQEFVQQYAVVDQTPLLFKPVSDVVETYGSIGGYGM
- a CDS encoding predicted protein; this encodes MWYWMPVWTGMLLWVLALATAFTPPRVCSLLRSVDSATTTQLSADTTQLEQVLNTEYPSFTKLLLQKNAAIWKALADGESYTIFAPTEDAMAAHGDKRRLQLADDRNRETAEQMASFHVVNELVTADELFASAGVVTLGGVIDVGRSVQGGFFGIGGKEDGGVTVQGARVLRTIPIGNDGILHEMDSMVSPELLWRYCDQLRIPGSK